One stretch of Tribolium castaneum strain GA2 chromosome 5, icTriCast1.1, whole genome shotgun sequence DNA includes these proteins:
- the Piezo gene encoding piezo-type mechanosensitive ion channel component isoform X22, with protein MANFFLCLFIFRIVLPIVLGACIIFRPSLLSAIYLLFLLFLPCIPIPTASSMAGSTGIYIKLLIATSILTFVAQLAFQIVLLAMPPYGHILEKCELLEQILRHVGLVRLDAMNPIAVVTWISPEIVMVVISVGTYVICKKLLEKRTVEVVENEENLPQKAKANRKQFNLFVAVGKYAVLVALCVAAVLRPSVPGGLYFLVFLCAATWWSCCKELGKGFAIVMRCVMAVVVVHMGALYTYQFQWPQEYLDKNSTYARYFGLTPIFWSNCTDDPRTFNWEQEEWATYANPIALFLLYYVLALESKFLLKPQSQKKQGKFLRLEGSFTKPLNRQLSNKQLMRRATTRNKWQSATRKVRIPRTEYAISEHTPLIGGVSPSRRYGSGKKPPVYQDSTGSFTITGENPEDIPMDELGKGAAEEEYKPTIIENVMYGLESILQVIIKSSYIVTNIIMMAWSITYISWITFVLLIWANLLWLVPNQRKSMLRSSPFLVAYAWFLLISAYIYSMNLTESELPTTIEGIDLSEIGFQKVEVLPCNPLLVKCLFTAMFWITLRQFVRERIEERQTTALADMAAPLQVTVGAAAGVENEQDPGSKLMEKIGQYLRKILTKFWIWVVAITLFAVAITGERMTAFRIFYMALFLFFILTFQISFRAWRKMMFGFWLTVIVFSMAILVMVYTYQFKNFDIYWRDYLHVPIQRQLDIGLEKFETKQLFVRLVTPTFFVIITVIQLHYFHKEFMELSDPKNTSVIGVDLDQSSLQGGAPTSDKDETSSSIKMDLTDTDSSQTRWQRLVKYFHHTSNLIFLFLELHMPKFVVLFLMLVCIYDKCALYFILVLLLVLACAFGRPMQIFAIYTSSVFVSVMLLARMIYQTDYINPGNWNVTCEMQNNSKIANNAKWLGFYKTSKDASLPHLVKWNIMYILVVTLWAVILVRQFNYRVSRGKPTTRAFFMFPKITRWDADKSTSNCIKYLFNYGFFKFGVEICLMATVAVIGFRMDMYSIIYSVWLCVMFIAKRDTLAKIWTFYMMFIALLLPIQYVMTVGLPPTLCILFPWDQDYWDKSEVKNAAIFRRLQEFSYLLDTEYPPSPKKLICDFILLLLVSRQAVIFRIEKRWAGREYPGGSNDIIIHHAEEKGFVNPTPDYISSVRSYLDVIKKGVYSSFLWITLAIVFLAGTNRVNVFSIGYLIGAFVFLWQGTDLYLRPIPTIIKSWDLFLGYNVFVILCKTALQIVGCIFIQDIPNYACWLIQLFGIGCVKKFGDLTVQAGLADELVCKVPREYVGLVWDGLCFGFMIMQRRIFTSYNFFHLINEIKAGSILASRGAELIEELRLKRMTEQEEQERRVLEKIKAKMDRIKANQQKIQGSSYKDSENHYVDTIFKGRPKRRTREPKSYKQAVRSGDYYMFDDLDDEDELDFMDIPKDDEEEAKGRGQTVSELLSTAMKTDISTSVKRSETDFRRRGSMPLPTRQKSIISTRSQLSAPYSAPPIIEEPGPRTVTIIDERGKDEPKPGTSKDDDESTVISEQKPTVREKVSVGLLFVWAFIQSSMISLTNFLNKYSRDYRYVIRVLAKEKKFLKEHTDYNVGLRLGSGQLWQPAASYNSLLGQSQEGSRIDMEEYEGTEMSSYDQPPIIRLLLAIWYIIMSRSENVCYFIIFLNQIKSATFLSLPLPLMVFLWGTLTIPRPDKTFWVTIIAYTEVIVLIKCMFQFDIIPWNMSQGITNNPFYPPRIIGIERNSNFAVWDLLLLLVVFFHRFMLKSMGLWKSSPVPAVLLTEGDYKVNSEGKLEPVQSEMQITRRSSKHSDKTLSSKSSVPEDSDLERLVEESDQNEDDMRRASITKQDLQDKILSVECQRVDPMAHLPQSLKLAFLKYGESIRLFFKQLRDPTSRVAADVYSYMFLCDFYNFFVILIGYSSFGTQQGDGGVSSYLEDDRVPVLFLLMLILQFTLIIVDRGIFLRKNILAKIIFQFIQVFVLHIWLFIVFPIITERGFNSVLAPQMYYMVKCFYLLLSAYQIRCGYPTRILGNFLCKGYNYVNMFLFKGFMAIPFLFELRTVMDWMWTDTSMTVFDWIKMEDIFSHIFQIKCTRHVESEYPQPRGERKPPVIKYLMGGAILALIIAIIWFPLVFFSLGNAVGKPNPPYDVTLEIRIGPYEPVYQMSAQSNSIHQFTESNLAQLQQAYIQQKTAATFISNYEGPDIAAVKLSLDSANIWSISPPDRERMVAEVSSNDSLKIRLEYKVSHKTSKPEDSGVIPDNVEIQVPAAINGKPNVMRQNLLQMLKGNKSASPMILEDILPKFLKVTNRGTAKSISQLMFLNNEDAESPNPVGKAFRTISLSLDSSNDSVTEWWQIKENCTDLNYKMFLKKLPMADCNSIIVYTFNDKIFPSTLSVLTGGGIIGLYSTLVFVAFRFFRGFFAEQCFKIMFEDMPNIDRVLQLCLDIYLVREAGEFALEEDLFAKLVFLFRSPETMIKWTRPKEELADDEDPEGDA; from the exons ATGGCCAATTTTTTCTTGTGCTTGTTCATCTTTAGGATAGTGTTGCCGATCGTTCTGGGGGCAT GTATCATTTTCCGGCCGTCTCTACTTTCCGCCATTTACCTCCTTTTCCTCCTCTTTCTCCCATGTATCCCTATACCGACGGCCAGCTCCATGGCCGGTTCCACCGGCATCTACATCAAGCTCCTCATCGCCACATCCATCCTGACCTTTGTAGCCCAACTGGCTTTCCAGATTGTCCTTCTGGCTATGCCTCCATACGGCCATATCCTCGAAAAATGCGAACTCTTAGAGCAAATTCTACGACACGTGGGTCTTGTCCGGCTCGATGCCATGAACCCCATCGCTGTGGTCACCTGGATTTCGCCTGAAATCGTCATGGTGGTCATATCCGTCGGGACCTACGTCATCTGTAAGAAACTCCTCGAGAAACGGACCGTTGAAGTGGTCGAAAACGAGGAGAATCTTCCACAGAAGGCGAAAGCCAACAGAAAACAATTCAATCTTTTCGTCGCTGTTGGCAAATATGCCGTTTTAGTGGCGCTGTGTGTGGCTGCAGTGCTCCGACCCTCTGTACCTGGAGGGTTGTATTTCTTGGTGTTTTTGTGTGCCGCCACGTGGTGGTCGTGTTGTAAGGAGCTCGGCAAGGGCTTTGCCATTGTGATGAGGTGTGTCATGGCCGTGGTGGTAGTCCACATGGGCGCTCTCTACACGTATCAGTTCCAATGGCCACAGGAGTACCTCGACAAGAACAGTACCTATGCGCGGTATTTCGGCTTGACTCCGATTTTTTGGTCCAATTGCACCGACGATCCCAGAACCTTCAACTGGGAGCAAGAGGAATGGGCGACTTATGCCAACCCCATCGCCCTTTTCCTCCTCTACTACGTGCTAGCACTAGAATCCAAGTTCTTGCTTAAGCCCCAG TCGCAAAAGAAGCAGGGGAAATTTTTACGTCTCGAAGGGAGTTTTACGAAGCCGCTGAATCGGCAGCTTTCTAACAAACAACTAATGCGCAGAGCCACGACGAGAAACAAGTGGCAAAGTGCTACTCGCAAAGTCCGA ATTCCCCGGACCGAATATGCCATTAGTGAGCACACACCC TTAATCGGGGGAGTGAGTCCATCACGACGTTACGGCTCTGGTAAAAAACCACCCGTTTATCAAGACTCGACGGGAAGTTTCACCATAACTGGCGAGAACCCAGAAGACATCCCAATGGATGAACTCGGTAAGG GTGCTGCAGAAGAGGAATACAAGCCAACCATCATCGAGAATGTCATGTATGGCCTAGAGTCGATCCTCCAGGTCATCATCAAATCCTCATACATCGTCACAAACATCATCATGATGGCGTGGAGTATAACCTACATCAGCTGGATCACTTTCGTTCTTCTCATCTGGGCCAATCTTTTGTGGCTTGTTCCTAACCAAAGGAAATCAATGCTTCGGTCTAGTCCCTTCCTGGTGGCCTACGCGTGGTTCCTCCTCATTTCGGCATACATTTACTCGATGAATCTTACCGAAAGCGAGTTACCAACTACCATCGAAGGCATAGATTTGTCCGAAATCGGCTTCCAGAAGGTGGAGGTTCTCCCGTGCAACCCTCTTCTAGTTAAATGTCTCTTCACGGCGATGTTTTGGATCACTCTGAGACAATTCGTAAGAGAACGAATCGAAGAACGCCAAACTACAGCACTTGCCGACATGGCTGCGCCCCTCCAAGTGACTGTAGGAGCGGCAGCTGGGGTTGAAAACGAACAAGACCCTGGCAGTAAACTAATGGAGAAAATCGGGCAATATTTGAGgaaaattttgacgaaattttggaTTTGGGTGGTGGCGATCACGCTTTTCGCCGTGGCCATAACCGGGGAGAGGATGACAGCGTTTAGGATTTTCTACATGGCGTTGTTCCTGTTTTTCATCCTCACGTTCCAAATCTCGTTTAGAGCTTGGAGGAAGATGATGTTCGGGTTCTGGTTAACTGTCATAGTCTTTTCCATGGCAATACTAGTCATGGTCTACACTTACCAATTCAAGAACTTTGATATCTACTGGCGGGATTACCTACACGTGCCTATTCAACG CCAATTGGATATCGGCCTGGAAAAATTCGAGACGAAACAGTTGTTCGTCCGATTGGTCACTCCCacattttttgtcataatcaCTGTAATCCAACTGCACTACTTCCATAAAGAGTTTATGGAACTGTCTGATCCGAAAAATACCAGCGTTATTGGAGTAGACCTAGATCAGAGTAGCCTCCAAGGGGGCGCCCCTACTAGTGATAAAGACGAAACGTCTTCATCCATCAAGATGGACCTGACCGACACAG ATTCATCGCAAACTCGGTGGCAACGCCTCGTTAAGTATTTCCACCACACCAGTAACCTAATTTTCCTATTCCTGGAGTTACACATGCCCAAATTCgtcgttttgtttttaatgcttGTTTGCATTTACGACAAATGCGCCTTGTACTTCATCCTAGTCCTTCTCCTAGTACTTGCGTGTGCTTTCGGACGTCCCATgcaaatttttgcgatttatACGAGTTCTGTTTTCGTCTCTGTGATGTTACTAGCGCGAATGATTTACCAAACCGATTATATAAATCCCGGTAATTGGAACGTAACCTGTGAG ATGcaaaacaattcaaaaattgcgAATAACGCAAAATGGTTGGGTTTTTACAAAACGAGCAAAGATGCAAGTCTACCGCACTTGGTCAAGTGGAACATCATGTATATCCTTGTGGTGACCCTATGGGCTGTTATTTTGGTCCGGCAGTTTAATTATAGGGTTTCGAGGGGGAAACCGACCACAAGGGCTTTTTTCATGTTTCCCAAAATCACGCGATGGGACGCTGATAAAAGTACAAGCAACTGTATCAAGTATTTATTCAACTATGGTTTCTTCAAGTTCGGAGTAGAAATTTGTTTGATGGCTACAGTGGCCGTCATTGGCTTCAGGATGGACATGTATTCCATCATCTATAGTGTTTGGCTGTGTGTTATGTTTATTGCAAAACGGGACACACTTGCCAAAATTTGGACTTTCTACATGATGTTTATTGCCTTACTTCTCCCAATTCAATACGTAATGACAGTAGGATTACCTCCAACACTGTGTATAC TTTTTCCATGGGACCAAGACTATTGGGACAAAAGTGAAGTAAAAAATGCTGCAATTTTCCGAAGACTTCAGGAGTTCTCCTACTTATTGGACACAGAGTATCCCCCTTCTCCCAAGAAACttatttgtgattttattCTTCTCCTTTTGGTGTCTCGTCAAGCTGTGATCTTCCGTATCGAGAAAAGATGGGCAGGGCGGGAATACCCAGGCGGTTCTAACGATATTATAATCCATCACGCGGAAGAAAAAGGGTTTGTTAACCCAACCCCGGACTACATATCGAGTGTCAGATCATATTTGGACGTTATCAAGAAAGGGGTCTACTCCAGTTTCCTCTGGATAACCCTAGCTATAGTCTTTCTAGCCGGCACTAACCGGGTTAATGTTTTCTCAATCGGTTACTTGATCGGtgcttttgtgtttttgtggcAAGGTACCGACTTGTATCTCCGACCTATCCCGACAATCATCAAGTCATGGGACCTTTTTTTGGGATACAACGTTTTCGTAATTTTGTGCAAAACCGCCTTACAAATAGTCGGTTGTATTTTCATACAAGACATCCCAAACTATGCCTGTTGGCTTATCCAGCTGTTTGGTATCGGTTGCGTGAAAAAATTCGGCGATCTTACCGTACAAGCCGGTCTCGCCGACGAACTCGTTTGCAAAGTACCGAGAGAATACGTCGGACTTGTATGGGACGGGTTATGTTTCGGTTTTATGATAATGCAGCGACGCATTTTCACCAGTTATAACTTCTTCCACCTTATTAACGAGATCAAAGCGGGCTCTATTCTGGCTTCGCGAGGCGCCGAGCTGATCGAGGAGCTCCGTCTGAAACGCATGACCGAACAGGAGGAGCAAGAACGTCGCGTtctagaaaaaatcaaagccAAGATGGACCGCATCAAAGCCAACCAGCAGAAAATCCAAGGATCGAGTTACAAAGACAGTGAAAACCACTACGTGG ATACGATATTTAAGGGTAGGCCTAAGCGGAGAACGAGGGAGCCCAAGTCGTACAAGCAgg CTGTGCGGTCCGGCGACTACTACATGTTCGATGATTTAGATGACGAAGATGAGTTAGATTTTATGGACATACCGAAAGATGATGAGGAAGAGGCGAAGGGACGCGGACAGACTGTTAGTGAG CTTCTAAGTACTGCCATGAAGACTGACATCAGTACGAGTGTGAAACGGTCCGAGACTGATTTTCGTCGAAGAGGAAGTATGCCTCTACCGACAAGACAGAAATCGATAATATCGACCCGGTCACAACTATCAGCACCCTATTCTGCTCCTCCTATA ATTGAGGAGCCGGGACCTAGAACCGTCACTATTATCGATGAGCGGGGAAAAGACGAGCCAAAGCCAGGCACTAGTAAAGATGATGACGAGTCCACTGTCATAAGTGAGCAAA AACCAACAGTCCGGGAAAAAGTCTCGGTCGGGTTGTTATTCGTCTGGGCTTTCATCCAGAGCTCAATGATCAGTCTCACCAACTTCCTCAATAAATACTCGAGGGATTACCGCTACGTAATCCGTGTTTTGGCCAAGGAGAAAAAGTTTTTGAAGGAACACACGGACTACAACGTTGGTTTGCGTCTCGGCTCGGGTCAGTTGTGGCAACCAGCAGCGTCGTACAACAGTCTTCTTGGCCAGTCACA GGAGGGGTCGCGGATCGATATGGAGGAGTACGAAGGCACGGAGATGTCCTCGTACGACCAGCCGCCCATAATAAGGCTTTTACTCGCGATCTGGTACATCATAATGAGCCGATCCGAAAACGTCTGCTACTTTATCATATTTTTGAACCAAATCAAATCGGCGACTTTCCTGTCGTTGCCGTTGCCTCTCATGGTGTTCCTCTGGGGTACTTTGACCATTCCGAGGCCGGACAAGACTTTCTGGGTTACCATTATCGCATATACTGAG GTAATAGTACTGATCAAATGCATGTTCCAATTCGATATAATACCCTGGAACATGAGTCAAGGGATCACAAACAACCCATTCTACCCTCCAAGAATAATCGGAATTGAGCGAAACTCCAATTTTGCCGTTTGGGACCTTTTGCTTCTCTTGGTCGTATTTTTCCACAG ATTTATGTTAAAATCGATGGGTTTGTGGAAAAGTTCCCCAGTCCCGGCTGTCCTTCTGACCGAAGGCGACTACAAAGTGAACTCCGAGGGTAAACTCGAACCGGTTCAAAGTGAGATGCAAATCACGCGCCGCAG CTCCAAGCACAGTGACAAGACTCTTTCGAGTAAAAGTTCGGTCCCTGAAGACAGTGACCTCGAACGGCTCGTGGAGGAGTCGGATCAAAACGAAGATGATATGAGAAGGGCCAGTATAACCAAGCAGGATTTACAGGATAAGATTTTGAGTGTGGAGTGTCAACGGGTCGATCCTATGGCACACTTGCCCCAGTCGTTAAAACTAGC GTTCTTGAAATACGGGGAAAGTATCAGACTGTTTTTCAAGCAGTTGCGCGACCCCACGTCCAGGGTGGCTGCTGATGTGTATTCGTACATGTTTCTGTgcgatttttacaattttttcgttattttgaTCGGGTATAGTTCGTTCGGGACGCAGCAAGGGGATGGAGGAGTGTCTTCGTATCTGGAAGACGACAGAGTCCCCGTCTTGTTCCTCCTGATGCTTATTTTACAGTTCACGTTGATTATAGTGGACCGAGGGATATTTTTAAGGAAGAATATTTTAGCTAAGATTATATTCCAGTTTATCCAAGTTTTTGTCTTGCACATTTGGTTGTTTATCGTTTTTCCCATAATCACGGAACg GGGCTTCAATTCAGTGTTAGCCCCTCAAATGTATTACATGGTCAAGTGTTTCTACTTGCTGTTATCAGCATATCAGATCAGATGTGGCTACCCGACCCGAATTTTGGGCAACTTCCTGTGTAAAGGCTACAATTATGTCAATATGTTCCTATTTAAGGGTTTCATGGCGATTCCCTTTCTATTCGAATTGAGGACCGTGATGGACTGGATGTGGACCGACACCTCAATGACTGTCTTTGACTGGATCAAAATGGAGGACATATTTTCACACATTTTCCAAATCAAA TGCACACGACACGTTGAAAGCGAGTATCCCCAACCACGAGGCGAGCGCAAACCCCCCGTCATCAAATACCTGATGGGGGGAGCAATCCTCGCCCTAATTATCGCCATAATTTGGTTCCCTCTCGTCTTCTTCTCACTGGGAAACGCCGTGGGCAAGCCCAACCCTCCCTACGACGTAACCCTCGAAATCCGTATAGGGCCCTACGAGCCGGTTTACCAGATGTCGGCCCAAAGCAACTCGATTCATCAATTTACCGAAAGCAATCTCGCTCAACTGCAACAGGCCTACATCCAGCAAAAGACCGCGGCAACCTTCATTTCGAATTACGAAGGACCCGATATTGCCGCCGTTAAGCTTAGCTTAGACTCGGCAAACATCTGGAGCATCTCACCGCCGGATCGTGAACGAATGGTGGCGGAAGTTAGTTCCAACGATTCGTTGAAAATTAGACTCGAATATAAGGTTTCGCACAAGACCAGTAAACCGGAAGATTCCGGCGTGATTCCCGACAATGTCGAGATCCAAGTTCCGGCGGCAATCAACGGGAAACCGAACGTCATGAGGCAGAATCTTTTACAAATGCTGAAGGGTAATAAGAGTGCAAGTCCGATGATTCTCGAAGATATACTCcccaaatttttgaaagttaCCAACCGGGGGACGGCGAAGTCCATCTCGCAGTTAATGTTTTTGAATAACGAGGATGCAG AAAGTCCAAACCCTGTCGGGAAGGCGTTCAGGACTATAAGTTTAAGCTTGGATAGTAGCAACGACTCCGTTACGGAGTGGTGGCAGATTAAGGAAAATTGTACTGATCTTAATTACAAAATGTTCCTCAAAAAGCTACCGATGGCCGACTGCAACTCCATCATTGTGTATACTTtcaacgataaaatttttcccaGTACTTTGAGCGTTCTAACTGGGGGAGG CATAATCGGCCTTTACTCAACTCTAGTTTTCGTTGCTTTCCGCTTCTTCCGCGGTTTCTTCGCCGAGCAGTGCTTCAAAATCATGTTTGAAGACATGCCGAACATAGACCGAGTGTTGCAACTCTGCCTCGACATCTACCTAGTCCGTGAAGCCGGCGAATTCGCTCTAGAGGAAGACCTCTTTGCGAAACTAGTGTTCCTCTTCCGGTCGCCGGAAACCATGATTAAGTGGACGCGACCTAAGGAAGAGCTCGCCGACGACGAGGACCCCGAAGGGGACGCCTAA